One Sphingomonas sp. SUN039 genomic window carries:
- the yajC gene encoding preprotein translocase subunit YajC, giving the protein MFTSPAYAQAAGAAAPDGMSAFFVQMMPLLLIFVVFWFLIFRPQQQRAKDQRAKLEAVKKGDQVVTGGGLMGKVTKVDADTVEVEIAPNVRVKAVKATLADVVTNTPGKAAND; this is encoded by the coding sequence ATGTTCACATCCCCCGCCTATGCCCAAGCCGCCGGTGCTGCTGCGCCTGACGGCATGTCGGCCTTCTTCGTCCAGATGATGCCGCTGTTGCTCATCTTCGTCGTATTCTGGTTCCTGATCTTTCGCCCGCAGCAACAGCGCGCCAAGGATCAGCGGGCCAAGCTGGAAGCGGTGAAGAAGGGCGATCAGGTCGTCACCGGTGGCGGATTGATGGGGAAGGTGACCAAGGTCGATGCCGACACGGTCGAAGTCGAGATCGCGCCGAATGTCCGCGTGAAAGCGGTCAAGGCGACGCTGGCGGATGTTGTGACCAACACGCCGGGCAAGGCAGCGAACGACTGA